A single genomic interval of Plodia interpunctella isolate USDA-ARS_2022_Savannah chromosome 16, ilPloInte3.2, whole genome shotgun sequence harbors:
- the lace gene encoding serine palmitoyltransferase 3, translating into MLKFILSFISIMGGRVESNKAEHIKTLRKCVDKEEINLNGKTQNHKNGYSNGALQSNGTGKMYKENEFKPPPPMDWSQYDTFPGSFEKCSLMSLVLTHIGLYILMFLGFLNKMLFTPKVHKEKNREGYAPLYNPFEQFYSRYVYRRVSHCFNRPICSAPANILSLMERESTDFNWSFKLTGKVLRCINLGSYNYLGLSGEREPVAEAVRKYGLTLSSPRAELGECRLHLDLEKETADFLGVESAIVFGMGFATNTLSLPGLLSPDCLAISDENNHASIILGLRLSRVTVRVFRHNDVRHLEKIARQAIAENKWKKIVILVEGVYSMEGSIAPLQAIVALKKQLGLQLFVDEAHSIGALGPRGRGVTDYWGVPPSDVDILMGTFTKSFGAAGGYIAGPARLVNHIRAAGHAAAYAHSMAPPVAAQVLAAMRRIRSPAGQLRVRALRDNTRYFRERLRSMGVVVFGHPDSPVVPLLVYTFSKMAATVERLTERGLAVVGVGFPATPLSKARIRFCLSAAHTRPQLDECLRAIADVVAELGLRYSRQPPH; encoded by the exons ATGCTGAAattcattttaagttttatcaGCATAATGGGCGGCCGTGTTGAATCCAATAAAGCTGAGCACATAAAAACTTTACGAAAATGTGTCgataaagaagaaataaatttaaatggtaaAACGCAAAATCACAAAAATGGATATTCTAATGGTGCACTGCAAAGCAATGGAACCGGT AAAATGTATAAAGAAAATGAGTTCAAACCTCCACCACCCATGGATTGGTCACAGTATGACACCTTCCCTGGTTCATTTGAAAAGTGTTCACTAATGAGCTTGGTGCTGACCCACATTGGCCTCTACATCCTCATGTTCCTTGGCTTTCTTAACAAGATGCTGTTCACTCCAAAAGTCCACAAAGAGAAAAATAGAGAG gGCTACGCACCCCTGTACAACCCTTTCGAGCAGTTCTACTCCCGCTACGTGTACAGGCGAGTGAGTCATTGCTTCAACCGGCCCATCTGCTCCGCGCCTGCCAACATCCTGTCCCTTATGGAGCGGGAGTCCACCGACTTCAACTGGTCCTTCAA ATTGACGGGTAAGGTGCTCCGGTGTATCAATCTGGGGTCCTATAACTACCTAGGGTTGAGTGGTGAGCGGGAACCGGTGGCGGAGGCCGTCCGGAAGTACGGGCTAACGTTGAGTTCGCCCCGGGCCGAGCTGGGAGAGTGCCGGCTTCACTTAGACCTCGAGAAAGAGACAGCAGATTTTCTTGGCGTCGAG TCAGCGATAGTTTTCGGCATGGGTTTCGCTACCAACACGCTGTCGCTGCCGGGGCTGTTGAGCCCAGATTGCCTTGCGATATCGGACGAGAACAACCACGCGTCTATCATTCTGGGACTGCGATTATCGCGCGTCACGGTGCGCGTGTTCAGACACAATGACGTCAGACATTTGGAGAAGATCGCAAGGCAGGCCATCGCAGAGAACAAGTGGAAAAAGATCGTTATT TTAGTGGAAGGTGTATACAGCATGGAGGGTTCGATAGCTCCCCTACAAGCGATAGTTGCGTTGAAGAAGCAGTTAGGGCTACAGCTGTTTGTGGACGAGGCCCATTCTATCGGGGCGCTGGGCCCGCGGGGCAGGGGCGTCACGGACTACTGGGGCGTGCCGCCCTCCGACGTCGATATACTTATGGGCACTTTTACTAAGAGCTTCGGTGCCGCGGGTGGATATATTGCTG GCCCCGCGCGGCTGGTGAACCACATCCGCGCGGCGGGCCACGCGGCCGCGTACGCGCACAGCATGGCGCCGCCCGTGGCCGCGCAGGTGCTGGCTGCTATGCGCCGCATCCGCTCGCCCGCGGGACAGCTGCGCGTGCGCGCGCTCAGAGACAACACGCGCTACTTCCGCGAGAG ATTACGATCGATGGGAGTAGTGGTTTTTGGTCACCCAGACTCTCCGGTGGTGCCCCTGTTAGTGTACACGTTCAGCAAGATGGCGGCCACCGTGGAGCGGCTCACGGAGCGCGGGCTGGCCGTGGTCGGCGTCGGCTTCCCCGCCACGCCGCTCAGCAAGGCCAGGATCCG TTTCTGCCTGAGCGCTGCGCACACGCGGCCGCAGCTGGACGAGTGCCTGCGCGCGATCGCGGACGTGGTGGCGGAGCTCGGGCTGCGGTACTCGCGTCAGCCGCCGCACTAG